A stretch of DNA from Gallus gallus isolate bGalGal1 chromosome 7, bGalGal1.mat.broiler.GRCg7b, whole genome shotgun sequence:
CCTTTACTAACTGTATTCAGCCTTTTTGCTTCCTGTATTtgcaacattatttttctgactCAAACAAGGGTGACCTCTGTTTTTGGTATATTGTACTGATATTCTACTCAGCGTCAGAAGCAGAGGTTGAACTCCAGTGTAACAAGAGACTCTGCAAGCTTAAATTCTCTTTCTAGTGCTATGAAGAGCTTAGGAAGCCATGTAGGAGACTGAGTCATTCCGTCTCGCAGCCCTGGGGAAGAGACCTCACAATCCAGCAAAGTAGCAATCAAAGCGTGCCTCTTTCCCAGCCCTGTGGTCCATGAAACAGCTGTAATGCTCTAGCAATCATCCATTCTGGAGAACCAGGGTTATCAGATCAATCAGCTGAAAGGCTGGTTTGTTCAAAGCACCAGAAAATTCCCTGTCTGGGTTCCTGACAGGTAGGGAGAAGAACAGTACGGCCTTCTGCAGCACATTGGCTGGCACTTGTCCCCTCTACATCCATCTTGTGAGGTACTCAGAAGATATCCTCAACAGCACATTGAGAAATAAACCTTGCCTAAGAAATAAGTGTGTAGGATGCAGTTTCTCTAAAGCTACAAGATTGTTCCTACCACTTCTGTCTATTTATGTGCGCTATCTGGCAACCCCTGAGGAGCCAAGCCCCTTCAAAACACTGTCTTCCTGGAATATTTGGAGAGGATAATCTTCAGGGATAGTGTTTATGTAGATGccaaatttattttccacatcTTCCAATATCCAGTAGCACCAGAGAGGTTTCGTTTGAAGTCTCAGTCCCATTCACTGATATACAGTTCAAACCATCCTCACATTATAAGAGATTTTACACGGCTTCAGGTCATGTTTCCATctacttccttcttttccaaaatCCTTAAAAAATCCCAAAGCAGCTCCTAGAGGAACTCTTCCCTATATAAAACACACCTATCCCCCAGAAATTCAAAGCAGCCACTCTCACCTCCGTGCTCTGCTCTAACTTCCTTCCCACATACCAGAAGCCGTTTTACATCACTATCTTTGAGGCTTGCAATTTTTGGTGCTCTTTCATCAAATTTAGCATCACTTGACTGGGGTTAAGGGTccaagcaaaaagcaaaaggttCACCAAAAGGCTAAGAAGGTTGTCAAACACAGCTTCAACTCACTGGCTGTGATGCTGCATTGAGCGTGCTGTAAAACTACCTGCTTCTATACCTTTGTAGCTCAGGAGAGACAGAATGATGGATATCACTTTTTATGAGCCTAGATTAAGCCTCACATCAtcacattcagttttagctgaATCTGAGGACAGAAAGTTATTTATGACCTGTACTTACAGTTAGCAGTAATAATGCATCCTGCCAAGGAGAAAATCATTGTATCTTCCAAAATCTAGGAAATAAAATCTAGTTCAGAGAATGAAGTCCATGAGatacaaagattaaaaagaagcagcacATTCTCCACTCAAGCACATGAAATCTCCTTAGTGCAGAGAGCAGGAAATTCATCTATAAGACAGAACTCTCTTACAGAACTTCCACTGTAGCAGCACTTCAGACAAGCTTAATACTAACACACTCCTGGTTTATAAAAACAGCGGTGAAACAGTGGCAAGGAAGGCTACCAAGGTCTAATTCAATTAAGCATGGCAGGACTGGAAAAAGAGCCAGAGAGAACACTGCATTAGTTAGGAATCTGACCCAAATGCAAAAGCTTAGATTAACCAAAGGCGTTAAACCAACATATTAAGATGCCAATCTAGTAGAACTCCATTAGCGTGCGATGACATAACATCTGTACAAACCTGCTGGTCGCTAAGGTTCCCCTGTAGCAAGGTATCTATAAAGACATGCCTGTTGAATGATCTGCCTCGGCGTTCCTTTATGACTTTCCTTAAGGTAGATTCCATCTCTTTCAGAgctttggagaaaaagaaatgattattttaatCCTGGTCActctgagagctgcagagaagtGAATCCACCTCCCCAAACAGATTTTAGACAATTGTCCGTAGTGGATTCACATACAGAAGCAGCCTGTTACATGTTAGTGTTAAATATGGAAGGTGATTTCTCTAATTTAGATGAAAACGCAGGAATTAAATAATACCAGCTGCCTATAAAAAGCCAACTTTACAGGCATAACCAAGACGTGTACTCTGTGAGCTGAAATCACGTAAAGGAAGGGCAAACAATAATCAGTGTTGAACCATCACGTAATGTGTTTAACCAGCTcccaaaatcaaaatgtttgaGCCAGATAACACTACTTGAATTGCCCATGGAGTTACAATTACTCAACTGTTATGGCACCTCTGCTGAGTGATGGTCTCCCTCTTGCCAGGAGCTCTACAGAAATGATCTCAAAGGAAGATGGTGCTATAGAGTCTGCATAGACAGGGAGAGGAAAGTGGGGCAAGTGTGGGAGGATTTAGGCACAAAGGTTCCACTCATCTCAAGATATCTGGATGCCTAACTACTGATGGCTGTTGTGGGAACTAGGGGGAGTTAGGGACGTAGATGCTGCTGGCTGTCTGGCTTAAGTGGCTCAGTTCAGACAAATTCAGGATCTAGAACTAATTTATTAGTTTTACACAGAGGCTACTCTGGTTTAAAATCTTATTAGTCAATAATGAAAAGCTTTAACTATTAACTATGACAAAATGACACATCGGTCTTCACTAAGCACAGCTGCCTATCTACAAGAGATGTCAAAAGTCAAGAAGACACAGAACAGGTAGCAAGCACACAAAGACACTAGAACTACACCAACAATGGCCGGCTTGTCTCTGAACCACAATACAGCAAtatcttcttctgcaagagtaAAGAGGACACATCCGGTAGCTTATGGCACAACAACAAACTGCCAAAAATCCAAAACAGCTGGGCAAATCAAGTGCTTCCATATGCTAGATAATCCCTAAGCATTAATCAGAGTGGAGGAGTGAAGTGGTAGAGAGACTGGATTTAGGAAGAACCTACCATCTTCATACAGCTTCTTCCTAGTTGCGTTTTTGTCCAGGGACCCATCCAAGAAACCTTTCCCAATCTCTGACCAGATCTGAAAGAAGGACAGAGAGAAGAGCACTGTCACTCACCACAGGCAGGGACTCCTTCATTCTGCCCtattcagtgaaatgaaaacattaaataaaatgaagtcttcCTCTGGATATGAAACTAGTGTCCTCTTCAGAACACTATTCTAGTTCTTACATGTCTAACAGCTgaaactgttttgaaatgaaaaacctGCAATCACAACCATATGGGAAAAGGCGTAGCCATCCTGAGCAGGAGATCAAACTGTTTCTTTCCTACCATATCACCAACAGACTTAACATCCCCAAATGTGAACACAGCTTCAGATTTCCTCAGGTCTTCCCTCTCCACGGCACCACAGAGCCTTCAAAGGAACTCTGAAAATGCAAAGTTCCACTGGCCTTCCCCGTAGATTTTAACTGACTTAGATATCAAACACATCTCAATTGTCACTGGATCCCAATGCCTGCAGATTCTTTAGAAACACCTGGCCTAAGACTAAACGACAGTAAGACCAGTAGGATCTTTCTGATAGTTTTAGCTTCAGATAGTTGAGTCAACAGCCCTCAAAGCTTTTTAACATTAAGCTAACACTAAGCTTAAGTTCAGCAATAGCTTGTGCTGTCCCTTACTAAACTGTACATGCAGACACAAGCTGTTGGCTTCGAAAAATGGTACAGGAAACTTCCTGGCTCTTTGTGACACTTACTGCATCATGGTGCCTGCGGAATCGAATGACTTCCTGGTCATCTTCAAAGCTGCTGCCCATAGCTGTCTGCGTAACAGACTTCATGGCAAAGCCCAGCATATGCTGGCAGAGTGGTATGTGTTGAGCCTCAGGGAGGGAGAGCCATTTGGCTAGCAATTCTTCTGACAACTTAAGATGAAAGGAACCATTAGCCGACAGTAATATCAACAGCCTATTTATCAAACATACCCCAAACTGAAGGCATTCCCACCCTAAGTTCCTCAGATAGACCACACTTTCAAGGTCACGGTGTGCATTTCCATTTTTGAGGGTTTCCTTTCTCTGTTAAGTTGAACAGTAACATTCTGCCCCCATATATCCTGCCTGAGCCCATGGTTCGCCCAGAGTAAGACAGCCCTGTCCATCTCCTGTTCCCTCCGTCAGAGAAAATACCTTAAACACTTTAGAATGAGTAGCTCTGTATTGAGAAAATAAGACTGGATGCTGGACTGAATCAATAGAACAGTTCTCCACTTGTCTGTGGTCCCAACAGCTGGCTTGTTGCTCCTTCCTCCTATCTTGTAAAATAAATCCAGAAACCATATGCTCCAGGATCTTTAGCAGCATCTGATGTCTTGGCATAAAACATCACCAAGCCTAACTCCTTCTCTCAGCCCAGTGGAGCTAACAGGAACCAAACGCTCACACTGTGTTTGAACAGGCATAAGCTGTTCCCTGTCTCAGAAGTTTAAAATTCCAGTATTAATTTGAATGCAGCTTCTTTATCCTAGTAATCATTCTCATTAAACTTTCCTCCGTGAACTACATAGGGCTTCTCCTCTATAGAAGAGCAAGTTACCTTCTGGATGAGCGCTAAGTTACTTTGCAAGGACTTTGACACACCACTTTCATATAGCTTTCTTCTCAGGTGGCTTTCTCCTGCATCCCCATTCAGGCTGGACTGGTACCTCAAGAAGGATTTCAACATCATCTCAAAGGGATCcgctgaaaataaacaaagaaaacatcattCGGAAGTCTCTTCTGCACAGGCACAAGGAAAACAGCCACCTCTTTGATAGGGTGCTGCTCCTTCTGGGAAGTGAGCAAGGCATGGCTCCTTCACCAGGAATGATCTCTTTGAGGTGTTAAGTTTCTCTTGGTCCACATGGATTAGGATGTCATAAAGATTCTTTCCTGTGGCAGGGTAGCATGCTGTGCTCCTTGGTCTACCCTCCATCTTCCATATCCATGGTTTGCTTCATTTAGATCTTTTACCCCAAATTTCATCAGCAGGGCCTCTACGTAATTAATATGGTGAAGTATATTAAGAATCAATGCAAAACTGTGCAATTGAGCACAGCCTACTACATGCTTTTCTGCTCCTGTAAACCTTTCTGTGAGTCTCATCGAACCAGCAGTATCTCTAAGCAGCTATTTGAAAGGAGCACACTGAGAGTTTCAAGCAAGAGATTTCCAATGTTTATCACAGTCTGTTATTTTTCCCAGATGGAGCGAAACCTCCAAGGCATCACAAAACATCAGGGCTGGGCTAGACATACACGAACCTTCcctgcgccagggaaggttcaggctggatgttaggaaatattacttctctgaaagggtggtcaggcactggaatgggctgcccagggaggtggtggagtcaccgaccctggaggttttcaaagagcatttggacgttgtgttgagggacatggtttagtgagaaccattggtgatgggtggatggttggactgggtgatcacgtgggtcttttccaaccttgctgattctatgactctaccTACTATGGATGTGACTAGGATGCCTAGCAGAGATCAGAGCCTTATTATGCTCCTGGACAAACTCCCACTGAGACAATTCCTACCCTCAGAGCATTTACTATCACATGACAGCTAATGAAACCAGAGGCGTTAATACAGCAAACTAAATGTTCTTCTCTCACACCGCTTTCCTTCCAATGTTttagagctctgcagctcactCAGTTTCCCACTTCAAATGACAAGAAGTATGTGCACGTGCCTCGTAGCACTGCAAATGgtacctgcagctctgcacgTGGAGCAAGCTGTTATGCGACTCTAGCTGCTGCtggccatttcccctccatAGTGCTTTGCCACAGAGCAGTTCTGCTATTAATGCCACAATGCCCTGCCGACAGTAAAGCCCACAAAGCAAATCTGGCAAGCAGAGCCATTTGGAGAGACCGGAGGATGCTTAACACCATCATCTGCAGGAACTGCAATGTTCTCTTGGTGGGAATGAAAAAAACTGCTAGCTCAGCAGCAAGCTCCATACTTTTCTCACCCAATCCCTAGCAAACTGACAGTCCTATACCACTGCTACACTCGCTGTTGCAaactcagcactgcagagcctcaGTTGACCTCTGCATAGGGCTGCCCTTGTCTTACAGTATTTGGGAAGCATCTGTTTCTCCACAACTACAGCAAACTAGCGATCCCACAAGGGACAAATCCCTCACAGAGACAGAACTCTGTCCTGCCAAGCACTTCTACAAACTTCATACTAGACCTGAAAACAACTCTAGGATTGCATTTGCACTCTTCTTAGTGAAAGATATCACACTTTCAACTGTTTGATAGTCTAGAAACACAGTTCTATGCTTTTCCTGTCTAGAAGTCTAATTATCTAAGAAGCATGACCACATTTCATTGCATTGCCCACTGTTTTCAGCACAAAATGCTATAactcaaacaaaaatgaaaattaaagaactTACTGAAGTAAGGCTTTTAAAAACTCCACATGGTGCCACACAAGGGAGCTATCACAACCACAGCTCTTCTCAGACTTAATTTAGTAAAATTCCCCATCTTAAATTGTACTTCAAGTTGCTTTTAAATTGTACCTCAATTTGCTATGGGATTTTCACCTGGCTGCTTCAAGCGATTGATGAACGTGAACTTTCCATAAACATTTGCCTATAAGCAGCAGGCGACAGGCAGAAGCACAGTAATTTCTCAATAGCcactgggcagcagcagctcttagTCACCGATATTGAATTCCAATAAGCAGGACCAAAGACACGTTTGAATCGCTGTATCAGCTGCAAActaagcttcattttttttctgtttcctttgatATACGATGCCCAGCAAGGCCATACGGAACAAACAGACTCAAAGACAAAGCAGATGATGCTTACACGACCGGTTGGGGTTCACATGTTGTTTCAGGAGATCAATGGAGCCGAGGCTGACAACAAGGCGCCTTCCAAACCAGAAGGAGACCAGCGGGCCATACTTCTCGTGAAGGTTCACCAGGAACTCGTGCAAACTTCTGCTGGCAATGATGTCTGGCAGGTTGCCATCCCTGAGGAACACAGAGAAGTCATCTGCTCATTTGCAGCATCCACCACCACCAAGGCTGAACCCGATCAACATCAAGACGGGAAGCACTTACTTGTCATCAGTTGGAGCCAACCCAGGGATACCCGACGCCTGCCTGGATGCCTGGATAGCAAAAGGAAAGGTTATCAGCCTTCCTAAATGTACGTTTTAGGCAAGCTTCACAGCTTtccagcaggagagctggaTTTCCCGAACCAACGCTGCTGCGGTATTTACAAACGTTAAACAGAAGCTGCACAAAGTGCATCCTCAGGCCTCAGACCTGCCGAGTTTTACAGAACCGATCAGCTGCGAGTGCGTTCCTGGTCCCGCGGGCCAAACCAGGCTCTAACCATCTGCTTAGACGGGACACTCCGGCATAGAACCGACACCCGGATTTTGCCCGCGGATCGGCGCACACGCAGACCGCAAGCCGAGCACGTAGAGAGTTTCTAAGAGGGCTCACAGCGGTACGGAACAGGCGAAGCGCGGCTGCCCCGGCCCGGAGTGCAGTCCCGCCGGCCCGGCTCGGTCAGCACCGCGCTGCCGCAGGCCGCAGCCACGTTCCCAGCAGGACCCGGCCCCGGAGGCAGCGCGGGGCGCCGCCAGGGCGGACACAGAAGCCCGGACGAGCCCGGGGCCGTGGGACGGGGCCGGGCGGTGAGAGCCCGCGGCCGCTCGCTCCCCGCACTGGGGGTCGGGCCGCTCGGCACCGCCGCCATTACCGGGTAGAGGTAGAGCACGGCGCCCACAAGGATGAGCAGGAAGGTGACGGCAAAGATCGCGAAGTCCAGCATGGCAGGGCCGGGCCGGAgcgggcggcgggagcggcAGCGACAGCTCGGCCCCACCCCGCGACCTCGCGGCGGGGCAGGAAggggcgggccgggccgagAACACGAGCAAGCATGGGCTGCCCACGGCGCCTGCTGCTGGTCTCCAACTCCACCATGCACGGAGGGGGGTACCTGggccactgccagcagcacatcCAGAGCTTCCTCGGGGAGTAAGTGCCACGCGGgggccccgcgccccgccgcgccccgcagTGCTCCAGCGccctctcccttttctctccccagGAAGGTGAAGCGGGTGCTGTTCGTGCCCTACGCGCTGCACGACCGGGACGCCTACGCCCGCACCGCCAGGGAGAAGTTTGCGAGTCTGGGTAAGGCGGACCCGGGAGCGGCTCCCGGCGGGCCCGAGCCGTTCTGGGGCACCCCGCCTCGGCTCTgtccgcggggccgggggggtgCAGCTCTTGGAGGGAGATGCCGAAGAGGCCACTGCAAAAATCGTGTTGCAAACGCTTCTGACCCCTTCAGAGAGGAGGTGTTTGCACCGAGCCTTGAGCAAAGATCTTTCCAGACTTATCTGTTGCAATAACTGCCTCCTATCTGTCACCGCTCAGGCTAACCTTGGACCTGTTCCTGCAGTAACAACCGGTACTCACTTCCTCGGGTGTCACACCGCTCCTTATCTTGCAGAAAGATTGCTGCTGTCAAATGCCCATCTGGCTCTCCTGGCCCTTAATACATGCAGCGAACCAAGCAGAGCAAACCTGTCAAAGCCAAACATTTTAACCATTACAAAAAACAGGTTCAACTCACAACAGTGGTGGCACAGCCCCATAAGTCCCATGTCCAAGCCGAACAGCAGCAGCGTTCCCCTCTGTTTTGAGTTAGCAGGAGTTTGCACTGAGCTAGCCCTCCTGAGCAAAGTGCTCTGCCTTTTGTGACACTGAGCAGTACATCCATAAAGCTAACATTGGCTTTAGTGTGGCTGGGGATACAGAAGCCCTGCACTAATGTAGGGTACACGTTATACCTCATAGAGGCCCCTAAGATTTCTCTGGTTTTACTGTGAGACATTTGGCTTGAAGTGGGGTGGGGAATAACAGGAGGGAAGCACTGACTGTGCATTCCTTCTCCCACGTGAAGTGGCAAAGGTAAATAACTTCTAATTTAAGGTTACGAGCTGGACAGCATTCATGAATCTTGTGATCCAGTGGAAGCCGTAAGAAAATCTGAAGCAATATTCATTGGTAAGtcttatttctttctccctAAAGAGGGTTTACATAAGACACTGCGTTAGGCTGTTGtagagctggcagcacagaggaaagaaTGGAAGAGTCCTGCCTCACGATTagaagctgcagaaaacagtACTTCAATTGTGAACAGTAAGAGCCTGAACTTAATGGTGGGAACGGAAGGAGGTGAGATTTATCAGTGGAACTGCTTCTCTAGTAAGTTTTAAATTACTCACTTGAACAGCTtttcaacattaaaaacagGATTTTAGATGAATTATCACTTTTTCAGGACTAAGAGGAGCTAGGCCTACTGTGCTCAGACTCAGCAGTCCTAATATACACTCCAGGGTATTAGAGTAGTATCTGCTGTCAAACAGCCAGTATCAGTGTTAGGAGAGGTGGGGCATGAAGCCATGGCCTGCCAAATGAGCATCTCTCCAAAGCTTCTGGttttactgctgctgaaagcagaatACTGTCCTGAATAGATCACTGAGTCTGGCAAGTCTAATGTAAAATCTACAGTGAAGCACATTAAATAAGCTGGATACTTTTTCTGCAGGAGGTGGCAACACATTCCGTCTCCTGAAAGCTCTTTATGACAACAGACTGATACAAGAGATCAGGAAACGAGTTCTTGAGGTAACAACTAGATGACTTGGGCTGAGACTAAATGACAAATGCATAAGCATTTGTTCAGACAAATCCAAGTAGATTCTACATCTTTGCTTCTAACGTACTTAAATAGAAGGCATCTCATGCAAGATGGTGAACTGAAATCTGTGCCCAAATGAAGCTTTTGTTAGTCATGGAAGCCTGAAAAGCCTATGGTCAGTAAACTTGCCTTCTACAGCAGTTTCCCAGATGTAGAACTGGAAGACCTTGGGATGTACAATGTTGTGCCACAATATAGAAGTAAGCCCCTCAACATATACCAATGAAGAGCAGTGTGAGACTCAACCATAGGTCAGAAACCATTTCTCAGCATGTCTACTTTGTGACTTAATAGATACAGATGTGTTCAAGCTTCACATTGTCTAATAATAAATCAATAGTAGAAATGGATCTACATGTGCCttctgtaaaggaaaaagaaagtggtGTATT
This window harbors:
- the CYP20A1 gene encoding cytochrome P450 20A1, which translates into the protein MLDFAIFAVTFLLILVGAVLYLYPASRQASGIPGLAPTDDKDGNLPDIIASRSLHEFLVNLHEKYGPLVSFWFGRRLVVSLGSIDLLKQHVNPNRSSDPFEMMLKSFLRYQSSLNGDAGESHLRRKLYESGVSKSLQSNLALIQKLSEELLAKWLSLPEAQHIPLCQHMLGFAMKSVTQTAMGSSFEDDQEVIRFRRHHDAIWSEIGKGFLDGSLDKNATRKKLYEDALKEMESTLRKVIKERRGRSFNRHVFIDTLLQGNLSDQQILEDTMIFSLAGCIITANLCTWAVYFLTTSEDVQQNLCKEVDHVLGKGPITHEKIEQLRYCRQVLCETVRTAKLTPIAAQLQELEGRVDQHTVPKETLVLYALGVMLQDSSSWPSPYKFDPERFSEDSAMTNFSLLGFSGSQECPELRFAYMVATVLLSILVRKLYLHPVKGQVMDTKYELVTSPKEEAWITVSKRS